The genomic interval TTGGTCCAGCTGACCAGAATGCCCACGTCCAGGGACAACTTGTTCAATGCAAAGGCGAAGGCAATGCCCATTGGCAGGTTGTCCTTCTCAACCTTTTTCTCCCTTACAAAGACCGCAATGTTCTGGGCCAGAAAATTGAATAGCGTTGTGCCACGCGATGCGGCGATCGTATGTGGCACAATGACGCACTTTGAGCTCATGTAGATGTCCTTCTCGCTGCCGAACTTGACCAGCATAATGCGGCAATTGGTGGGCCACATCTCAAGCGCAAGAAATCGACCACGCTCACGTCCCGTTGGCAAATGCTGCACATAGCTGAGGTAACATGGTATCGACGAGCGGTCGTGCGTGTCCCTTCCTAGACCGTTGAGTAGCTCGCGGGTCATCGAATTCCGGATTGATAGCAGATGGTCGTCGGTGAGCATGAAGGGTTTGCATAGCTTCCACGCCTCGGGAAAGTCCGTTTCGGGATCATATGGCATCTTtgggaaaaaataaataaataaacaaataattggaAATTCTAACTTAATGTCGctgaaaatttatataatatttacggGCTCTGGGCCAGACTTTTCAGGGGAgtataatatttttgattgaACAACATTTGTGATTTATTTACAGTTCGAAATTGTATTTAAGTGTAGAGTGTGAAAAAAATACTTTAGAAAAATGCTTAGTTGACTAATTTGGTTATTGAGAGAAACAAATGGACATGGACTGTCTGTAACTGTCCATGAGCATGAATATGCAGTTGCCTGCCTGACTGCTATGACACGATGAATTCCGCGGCTATAGCTTAAGTGAGGTTAGGTGATCGCGCAACTATAAAACTAGGTTAAACTTAAACGCAGCAATTAACAAACTCTAATTATCAATAATTATTAAGTATTCAATAAACTAACAGACTGCCTGCTGTGCTGGTCACGTGAGAAATATATCCGGAAACTCGCTATGCAGCAGATCCGAGAACGGATGAAAGCTGTCCAGTGTGGCCAGAGGGCTGATGCACGCCGAGGGCTGCTGATCGCTGGCAAAGTCAAAGGAGTCCGTCGAGTGGTCCAACAGTCGCAAGCTTAGCTCCACATCTGGCTTGTCCAGTGGCAAATTCATCGATATAGGCAAATCGCCACGTGAAGGCAGCACAGAGCTTGCAGACGTCAGCAGATCAGGATGGTAGCTACTATTGAGGCAGTGCAGCGAATCACTATCCGACTCCAGCAGCAATGTGTTGAGCTCGCTCAGCGCCTGCATGCCCAGCAAGCTGTCCGCGTCCAGAGCCGCACTTCCATggacgctgccgctgctgctacAGCTACTAGAGGCGGCTGAGGACAGCGACGCATATGCCGAGCTAGGCGAACAGGCGGCCACACAAAAGGCGGGCGAGCCCACGGAGGAGGAGGCATAACACGATTCCGGCGAGCTGCTTGGCGCGCTTGTAGTAATTGccgttgtgggcgtggctgctgcTATGTCTGCCTTCGACTGTTTGCTCTGTCGCTTGGCGGGCGTCTTTTTGCTGGCCTTGGCTGGATTCTTTTTGGATTTGACAGGCGGCTTAGCTTCCACCTCTAGTTCGAAATCCAGCTCTGGCTCGGTATCCAGGCCAACATGCGCCTCCCGGTTAGCGCTCTCGCGCAGACATTCGACCAAAAACTCACTCTCGTAGCTGGGATCCTGCAGCGATTCACTCAGCATGCCAATGTACTTCATGGCCAGCCGCAGCGTCGTTATCTTGGTTAGCTTCTCGTTGGTATTGGCAGCATCCTCACCCGTA from Drosophila virilis strain 15010-1051.87 chromosome 2, Dvir_AGI_RSII-ME, whole genome shotgun sequence carries:
- the tx gene encoding helix-loop-helix protein delilah, whose translation is MKSSTCELHNYADLDMEPDSVQPKADSRKRKAATTPGSRRGEKYSLRQKRQKRLPGDLFETAPAPAAELQSAATPAAKAKAKSSTKTKAPPLSKYRRKTANARERTRMREINMAFEQLRHCVPQSITGEDAANTNEKLTKITTLRLAMKYIGMLSESLQDPSYESEFLVECLRESANREAHVGLDTEPELDFELEVEAKPPVKSKKNPAKASKKTPAKRQSKQSKADIAAATPTTAITTSAPSSSPESCYASSSVGSPAFCVAACSPSSAYASLSSAASSSCSSSGSVHGSAALDADSLLGMQALSELNTLLLESDSDSLHCLNSSYHPDLLTSASSVLPSRGDLPISMNLPLDKPDVELSLRLLDHSTDSFDFASDQQPSACISPLATLDSFHPFSDLLHSEFPDIFLT